The following proteins come from a genomic window of Prionailurus viverrinus isolate Anna chromosome D1, UM_Priviv_1.0, whole genome shotgun sequence:
- the ALKBH3 gene encoding alpha-ketoglutarate-dependent dioxygenase alkB homolog 3 isoform X3, producing the protein MEDKRRRARVQGAWAGPAKSQATTQPAATAKSHLHQRPGQTWTNKEHHLLDRQFVFREPQEVVRRAPEPRVIDREGVYDISVSPTGVSRVCLYPGFVDLKEADWVLEQLCEVVPWKQRTGIREDVTYKQPRLTAWYGELPYTYSRITMEPNAHWHPVLLTLKDQIEKNTGHTFNSLLCNLYRNEKDSVDWHSDDEPSLGRCPIIASLSFGATRTFEMRRKPPPGEYHLRSRRPNLCHTLFGYGCAFICGLLLGENPVR; encoded by the exons ATGGAAGACAAAAGACGGCGAGCCCGAGTGCAGGGAGCCTGGGCTGGCCCTGCTAAGAGCCAGGCCACTACTCAGCCAG CTGCCACTGCTAAGAGCCATCTCCACCAGAGGCCTGGTCAGACCTGGACAAACAAGGAGCATCATCTTTTGGATAGACAGTTCGTATTCAGAGAACCCCAGGAg GTAGTACGCAGAGCCCCAGAGCCACGAGTGATTGA CAGAGAAGGTGTGTATGATATCAGCGTGTCACCCACAGGCGTATCTAG GGTGTGTTTGTATCCTGGCTTTGTTGACCTGAAAGAAGCCGACTGGGTATTGGAACAACTTTGTGAGGTTGTTCCCTGGAAACAGAGGACCGGCATCAGAGAGG atgtAACTTACAAGCAACCAAGACTTACAGCATGGTATGGAGAACTTCCTTACACTTATTCAAGAATCACTATGGAACCAAATGCTCAC TGGCATCCTGTGCTGCTCACACTGAAGGACCAGATTGAAAAGAACACTGGCCACACCTTCAACTCCTTGCTCTGCAACCTTTACCGAAATGAGAAAGACAGTGTCGACTGGCATAGTGACGATGAACCGTCGCTAGGGAGATGTCCCATCATTGCTTCGCTGAGTTTTGGTGCCACACGCACTTTTGAGATGAGAAGGAAGCCCCCACCA GGGGAGTACCACTTGAGAAGCAGACGACCCAACCTTTGCCATACTCTCTTTGGATATGGTTGTGCTTTTATATGCGGCCTTCTACTCGGTGAAAACCCAGTCAGATAA